A genomic window from Pseudomonas leptonychotis includes:
- the guaA gene encoding glutamine-hydrolyzing GMP synthase encodes MALDIHAHRILILDFGSQYTQLIARRVREIGVYCELHPFDMSDDDIRAFAPRGIILAGGPESVHEADSPRAPQAVFDLGVPVFGICYGMQTMAEQLGGKVEGSELREFGYARVDVVGKSHLLDGIEDHVDADGLFGLDVWMSHGDKVTKLPQDFHILASTPSCPIAGMYNDARGYYGVQFHPEVTHTKQGGRILSRFILDICQCEALWTPSKIAEDAIANVRAQVGSANVLLGLSGGVDSSVVAALLHKAIGDQLTCVFVDNGLLRLHEGEQVMAMFAENMGVKVIRANAADQFLDNLAGEADPEKKRKIIGRTFIDVFDAESCKLDNIKFLAQGTIYPDVIESAGAKSGKAHVIKSHHNVGGLPEEMNLKLVEPLRELFKDEVRRLGLELGLPYDMVYRHPFPGPGLGVRILGEVKKEYADLLRRADHIFIEELRKADWYHKVSQAFVVFQPVKSVGVVGDGRRYAWVVALRAVETIDFMTARWAHLPYELLETVSGRIINEIEGISRVTYDVSSKPPATIEWE; translated from the coding sequence ATGGCCCTCGACATTCACGCTCACCGCATCCTGATCCTCGATTTCGGTTCCCAGTACACCCAATTGATCGCCCGCCGCGTGCGCGAGATCGGTGTGTATTGTGAGCTGCACCCGTTCGACATGAGCGACGATGACATCCGTGCTTTCGCCCCGCGCGGCATCATCCTCGCCGGTGGCCCGGAGTCGGTGCATGAAGCCGACAGCCCGCGTGCGCCGCAAGCGGTGTTTGACCTCGGTGTGCCGGTTTTCGGTATCTGCTACGGCATGCAGACTATGGCCGAGCAACTGGGCGGCAAGGTTGAAGGCTCCGAGCTGCGTGAGTTCGGTTACGCCCGTGTCGATGTGGTGGGTAAAAGCCACCTGCTCGATGGCATCGAAGACCATGTCGACGCCGACGGTTTGTTCGGCCTCGACGTATGGATGAGCCACGGTGACAAGGTCACCAAACTGCCGCAGGACTTCCACATCCTGGCCAGTACTCCGAGCTGCCCGATTGCCGGCATGTACAACGACGCGCGCGGCTATTACGGCGTGCAGTTCCACCCGGAAGTGACCCACACCAAGCAGGGCGGTCGTATCCTTTCGCGCTTTATTCTCGACATCTGCCAGTGCGAAGCGCTGTGGACGCCGTCGAAAATTGCAGAAGACGCCATCGCCAACGTGCGTGCCCAAGTTGGCAGCGCCAACGTACTGCTCGGCCTGTCCGGCGGTGTCGACTCCTCAGTCGTAGCGGCCTTGCTGCACAAAGCTATTGGCGATCAACTGACCTGCGTATTTGTCGACAACGGTTTGCTGCGCTTGCACGAAGGCGAGCAGGTGATGGCCATGTTCGCCGAGAACATGGGGGTCAAAGTGATCCGCGCCAACGCCGCCGATCAGTTCCTGGATAACTTGGCTGGCGAAGCGGACCCAGAGAAGAAGCGCAAGATCATTGGTCGTACCTTTATCGACGTGTTTGATGCCGAGTCCTGCAAGCTGGACAACATCAAGTTCCTCGCTCAAGGCACTATCTACCCAGACGTGATCGAGTCGGCTGGTGCCAAGAGCGGCAAGGCTCACGTGATCAAGTCGCACCACAACGTCGGCGGCCTGCCGGAAGAAATGAACCTGAAGCTGGTCGAGCCGCTGCGCGAACTGTTTAAGGACGAAGTGCGTCGCCTGGGTCTGGAGCTCGGCCTGCCGTACGACATGGTTTACCGCCATCCATTCCCAGGTCCGGGTCTGGGCGTGCGCATCCTCGGTGAAGTGAAGAAGGAATACGCCGACCTGTTGCGTCGTGCAGACCACATCTTTATCGAAGAACTGCGCAAGGCCGACTGGTACCACAAAGTCAGCCAGGCCTTCGTGGTATTCCAGCCGGTGAAGTCGGTTGGCGTGGTGGGTGATGGCCGTCGTTACGCCTGGGTTGTGGCCCTGCGTGCGGTGGAAACCATCGACTTTATGACCGCACGTTGGGCGCACCTGCCTTACGAGCTGCTGGAAACCGTTAGCGGTCGCATCATCAATGAAATCGAAGGCATCTCCCGCGTTACCTACGACGTGTCGAGCAAGCCGCCAGCGACCATTGAGTGGGAATGA
- a CDS encoding multicopper oxidase family protein, with the protein MTFTRRRVLAGLAGLAALGVVGGGARYWLGRTRDAASHDYELIAAPLDVELIPGHLTPAWGYAGQVPGLEIRARQGDWLRVRFINHLDEPTTIHWHGIRLPLEMDGVPYVSQLPVLPGEYFDYRFKTEDAGNFWYHPHLSSAEQLGRGLVGPLIVEEREPTGFVHERTLSLKTWHIDEQGAFTAFSVPREAAREGTRGRLTTINGKPAPVLELPAGQVVRLRVLNLDNTVTYKLNLPGADARLYALDGHPIEPRALGKDYWLGPGMRIDLAVRVPQAGVELSLRNGPLRLATLKSVASAEVAGDWPPRMPANPVAEPDLERAEVLRFNFEWSARLASASDNGPAKYWQINGQAWDINDKTCADRPIASLKRDGHYIFELRNMAQYLHPIHLHGLAFKVISSNRKKIIPYFTDTYLLGKNEVARIAFVADNPGIWMFHCHVIDHMETGLMAAIEVA; encoded by the coding sequence ATGACTTTTACTCGAAGAAGGGTGCTGGCCGGTTTGGCGGGACTTGCTGCGTTGGGCGTGGTCGGTGGTGGGGCGCGTTATTGGCTGGGGCGTACGCGTGACGCTGCGAGCCATGACTACGAGCTTATCGCCGCGCCGCTGGATGTCGAGCTGATCCCGGGGCATCTAACCCCGGCCTGGGGTTATGCCGGGCAGGTACCGGGGTTGGAGATTCGCGCGCGTCAGGGTGACTGGTTGCGGGTGCGGTTTATCAATCATCTGGACGAGCCGACCACCATTCACTGGCATGGCATCCGCTTGCCGCTGGAAATGGATGGCGTGCCCTATGTGTCGCAGCTGCCGGTATTGCCGGGTGAGTATTTCGATTACCGTTTCAAAACTGAGGACGCCGGTAACTTCTGGTACCACCCGCACCTGAGCAGCGCCGAGCAGCTCGGTCGTGGCTTGGTCGGCCCGCTGATTGTCGAGGAGCGCGAGCCCACCGGCTTTGTGCATGAGCGCACCTTGAGCCTGAAAACCTGGCACATCGACGAGCAGGGCGCCTTCACTGCATTCAGTGTGCCGCGCGAGGCGGCGCGTGAAGGTACGCGCGGGCGGCTGACCACCATCAATGGCAAGCCGGCTCCGGTGCTGGAGCTGCCAGCGGGGCAGGTGGTACGGCTGCGTGTGCTGAACCTGGATAACACGGTGACCTATAAGCTCAATCTGCCGGGCGCTGATGCGCGTTTGTATGCGCTTGACGGTCATCCGATTGAACCGCGCGCATTAGGCAAGGACTACTGGTTGGGGCCGGGTATGCGCATCGACCTGGCTGTGCGGGTGCCCCAGGCGGGTGTTGAGTTGTCCTTGCGCAATGGCCCGTTGCGCCTGGCGACGCTGAAAAGCGTGGCCAGCGCTGAGGTGGCCGGGGATTGGCCGCCGCGCATGCCGGCCAATCCGGTGGCCGAGCCTGATCTAGAGCGCGCCGAAGTGCTGCGCTTTAATTTCGAGTGGTCGGCGCGTTTGGCCAGCGCAAGTGATAACGGGCCGGCCAAGTATTGGCAGATCAACGGTCAGGCCTGGGATATCAATGACAAGACCTGCGCCGATCGACCGATTGCTAGCCTGAAGAGGGACGGCCACTACATCTTCGAGCTGCGCAATATGGCGCAGTACCTGCACCCGATTCACTTGCATGGGCTGGCATTCAAGGTGATCTCGTCCAACCGCAAGAAGATCATTCCGTATTTCACCGACACCTATCTGCTGGGCAAGAATGAGGTGGCGCGGATTGCCTTTGTCGCCGATAACCCCGGTATCTGGATGTTCCATTGCCATGTGATTGATCACATGGAAACCGGTCTGATGGCCGCGATCGAGGTAGCCTGA
- a CDS encoding sugar ABC transporter ATPase, whose amino-acid sequence MSEQQAIIVPQISSFPGHEARARLIVRWLVKQAIIEEQLTTCGRTYKHMGYGIGEGARRVVERPELLPFGQAVHGLEIIYKRCIYTPTANFLEEAGCAQCRKEVGGPLFDSLDEWMPGHTDNFTCPRCGHEDDINGFLFLQPCGFSNLGFIFNNWADAGFKPSFLDEFAARLGYPVSSVRVDL is encoded by the coding sequence ATGAGCGAGCAGCAAGCCATCATCGTGCCGCAGATTTCCAGCTTTCCTGGCCATGAGGCGCGGGCGCGGTTGATTGTGCGTTGGCTGGTTAAGCAGGCCATCATCGAAGAACAGCTAACCACCTGCGGGCGTACCTATAAGCATATGGGCTATGGCATTGGCGAGGGTGCACGACGGGTGGTTGAACGGCCTGAGTTGCTACCGTTCGGCCAGGCCGTGCATGGCTTGGAAATCATCTATAAGCGCTGTATCTACACACCGACCGCAAATTTTCTGGAAGAGGCGGGCTGCGCGCAGTGCCGTAAGGAAGTCGGCGGGCCACTGTTCGACAGTCTGGATGAGTGGATGCCGGGGCATACGGATAACTTCACCTGCCCACGCTGTGGTCATGAAGATGACATCAACGGCTTTCTATTTTTGCAGCCCTGCGGCTTTTCCAACCTGGGTTTTATCTTCAATAACTGGGCGGATGCCGGCTTTAAGCCGAGCTTTCTCGACGAGTTTGCCGCGCGTTTGGGTTATCCGGTCTCTTCGGTGCGGGTCGATTTGTAG
- the mltF gene encoding membrane-bound lytic murein transglycosylase MltF, which yields MFAQSAFRVRHACWLLVIGILLLLAGCAEEPSTLERVKAEGVLRVITRNSPATYFQDRNGETGFEYELVKRFADDLGVELKIETADNLDDLFASLNKPDGPALAAAGLVKSDGRQEHARFSLPYLEVTPQVIYRNGQQRPTRPNDLLGKRILVLKGSSHAEQLAELKLQLPELSYEESAAVEVVDLLRMVDEGQIDLTVVDSNELAMNQVYFSNVRVAFDFGDSQNLAWATVPGLDNSLLDEMNIFIMRAHKNGSLKRLKDRYYGHVDVLGYVGAYTFAKHLQQRLPRYEKHFREAAQANQVDWRLLAAMGYQESLWQPTATSKTGVRGLMMLTLRTAQAMGVSDRLNPKQSIQGGAKYIVHVKNQLPESIQEPDRTWFALASYNVGGGHLEDARKLTEAEGLDPNKWLDVQKILPRLAQKQWYSKTRYGYARGGEPVHFVRNIRRYYDILTWVTQPQLEGSQIAESNQHVPGIDKREPVQQTPPL from the coding sequence ATGTTTGCCCAATCTGCGTTCCGTGTGCGCCACGCCTGCTGGCTGTTGGTGATCGGAATCCTCCTGCTGCTCGCTGGCTGTGCTGAAGAACCCAGCACACTTGAGCGCGTTAAGGCGGAGGGTGTACTGCGGGTGATCACCCGTAACAGCCCAGCCACCTATTTCCAAGACCGTAACGGCGAGACCGGCTTCGAATACGAGCTGGTAAAGCGCTTTGCTGATGACCTAGGCGTTGAACTTAAAATCGAGACCGCCGACAACCTCGACGACCTCTTCGCCAGCCTCAACAAGCCCGATGGGCCGGCATTGGCTGCGGCCGGCCTGGTAAAAAGCGACGGCCGGCAGGAGCATGCGCGTTTTTCTCTGCCCTACCTCGAGGTCACCCCTCAGGTGATCTACCGTAACGGCCAACAACGCCCGACCCGGCCCAACGATCTGCTCGGCAAACGTATTCTGGTGCTCAAAGGCAGCAGCCATGCCGAGCAACTGGCCGAACTCAAACTGCAGCTGCCAGAACTGAGCTATGAAGAGTCCGCCGCGGTCGAGGTGGTCGATCTGCTGCGTATGGTTGACGAGGGGCAAATCGACCTAACAGTGGTCGACTCCAACGAACTGGCGATGAACCAAGTTTATTTCTCCAATGTCCGCGTAGCCTTTGACTTTGGTGACTCGCAGAACTTGGCCTGGGCCACCGTTCCAGGTCTGGACAATAGCCTGCTTGATGAAATGAACATCTTCATCATGCGCGCGCACAAAAATGGCAGCCTGAAGCGACTTAAAGACCGCTACTACGGCCACGTTGATGTACTCGGTTATGTCGGCGCCTACACCTTTGCCAAGCACTTACAGCAACGCCTACCCCGCTACGAGAAACACTTTCGCGAAGCCGCCCAAGCCAATCAGGTCGACTGGCGTTTACTCGCAGCCATGGGCTATCAAGAATCACTCTGGCAGCCTACCGCCACCTCGAAAACCGGCGTGCGCGGCCTGATGATGCTGACTCTGCGCACAGCCCAAGCCATGGGTGTATCGGACCGCCTAAACCCCAAGCAGAGCATTCAGGGCGGCGCCAAATATATTGTCCATGTGAAAAACCAGCTGCCAGAGAGCATTCAGGAACCGGACCGCACCTGGTTTGCCCTAGCCTCTTATAACGTCGGCGGCGGGCATCTGGAAGATGCCCGCAAACTCACCGAAGCCGAAGGCCTAGACCCGAATAAATGGCTGGATGTGCAGAAGATTTTGCCGCGGTTAGCGCAGAAGCAGTGGTACAGCAAAACCCGCTATGGCTACGCCCGTGGCGGCGAGCCAGTACACTTTGTGCGCAACATCCGTCGCTACTACGACATCCTCACCTGGGTCACTCAACCGCAGCTTGAAGGCTCACAAATCGCCGAAAGTAACCAACACGTGCCGGGCATCGATAAACGCGAGCCGGTTCAGCAGACCCCGCCGCTCTAA
- a CDS encoding DUF1206 domain-containing protein, whose translation MLTTTDSATDHVSRNIAWLARSGYAARGVVYLIIGAFALLAAVGSAKTVDSEGAIRHLLTQPYGEILLWIMVVGLVAFVTWRLTQAITDPEGHGRDAKALLIRAGLIGSAVTYGLLTFFTLGLLNSDLTSANSEGDFLSGLLSWQYSNYLVYLVALVPLGVGIAHIIKGWKAKFEKYFQTSAQVMRWVRPISRAGLIARGVALLVVAGMLFTGGTRYKPTSPPGLEDALNALLNLPLGAFWLSLVGLGLIAFALYSLAEALWRRIDVPAVFD comes from the coding sequence ATGCTCACAACTACGGACAGCGCAACAGATCACGTGAGCCGAAACATTGCCTGGCTCGCCCGAAGCGGCTACGCCGCCCGCGGCGTGGTTTACTTAATCATTGGTGCTTTCGCCCTGCTGGCCGCAGTGGGCAGCGCAAAAACAGTCGACTCCGAAGGCGCTATTCGTCATCTGCTCACACAACCCTATGGCGAGATTTTGCTCTGGATCATGGTGGTGGGGCTTGTAGCATTTGTGACGTGGCGCTTAACCCAGGCCATTACTGACCCCGAGGGGCATGGCCGCGACGCCAAAGCCTTGCTCATTCGAGCAGGCCTGATCGGTAGCGCCGTGACTTATGGTCTACTCACGTTTTTCACCTTGGGGCTGCTCAACAGTGATCTAACGAGCGCTAACAGCGAAGGCGACTTTCTCTCAGGCTTACTCAGCTGGCAATACTCTAACTACTTGGTTTATCTGGTTGCGCTAGTGCCGCTTGGGGTCGGCATCGCCCACATCATCAAGGGCTGGAAAGCGAAGTTCGAAAAATACTTTCAAACCAGTGCGCAGGTCATGCGCTGGGTGCGCCCCATTTCCCGTGCGGGGCTGATTGCCCGTGGAGTCGCACTGCTCGTGGTGGCCGGCATGCTGTTCACCGGCGGTACTCGCTACAAACCCACTAGCCCACCCGGCTTAGAAGATGCTTTGAATGCCCTGCTCAACTTGCCGCTCGGAGCTTTCTGGCTCTCTTTAGTGGGCCTGGGTTTGATAGCTTTCGCCTTATACAGTCTTGCCGAAGCGCTCTGGCGTCGCATTGATGTGCCTGCCGTTTTTGATTGA
- the guaB gene encoding IMP dehydrogenase, giving the protein MLRISQEALTFDDVLLIPGYSEVLPKDVSLKTRLTRGIELNIPLLSAAMDTVTEARLAIAMAQEGGIGIIHKNMTVEQQALEVRKVKRYESGVVKDPITIEADATVGDLFDLTRQNNISGVPVLHHGDLVGIVTSRDVRFETNMSATVRDVMTPKERLVTVNEGEDTQVVRKLLHKHRIERVLIVDDQFRLKGMMTVNDIEKAKAYPLASKDDQGRLRVGAAVGTGADTEERVTALAHAGVDVIIVDTAHGHSKGVIDRVRWVKQNFPEVQVIGGNIATGEAAKALAEAGADAVKVGIGPGSICTTRIVAGVGVPQISAVANVAAALAGTGIPLIADGGIRFSGDLSKAIVAGASAVMIGSMLAGTEEAPGEVELFQGRSYKAYRGMGSLGAMAQAQGSSDRYFQDSSAGAEKLVPEGIEGRVPYKGAMAAIVHQMMGGLRASMGYTGCATIEEMRSKPEFVRITGAGMAESHVHDVQITKEAPNYRVG; this is encoded by the coding sequence ATGCTGCGTATCAGTCAAGAAGCTCTAACCTTCGACGACGTTCTACTTATTCCAGGTTATTCCGAAGTTCTGCCCAAAGATGTCAGCCTTAAAACGCGCTTGACCCGTGGCATTGAACTGAATATTCCGCTGCTTTCTGCTGCCATGGATACCGTGACTGAAGCCCGTTTGGCGATTGCCATGGCTCAGGAAGGCGGCATTGGCATCATCCACAAGAACATGACTGTCGAGCAGCAGGCTCTCGAGGTGCGCAAGGTTAAGCGCTACGAGTCCGGTGTGGTTAAGGACCCGATCACCATCGAGGCCGACGCCACTGTGGGTGACTTGTTCGACCTGACTCGGCAGAACAACATTTCCGGCGTACCGGTGCTGCACCATGGCGACTTGGTTGGCATCGTCACCAGCCGTGACGTGCGCTTCGAAACCAACATGAGCGCCACCGTGCGCGACGTGATGACGCCGAAAGAGCGTCTGGTCACGGTCAATGAAGGCGAAGATACCCAGGTGGTGCGCAAGCTGTTGCACAAGCACCGTATCGAGCGCGTATTGATCGTCGACGACCAGTTCCGCCTCAAAGGCATGATGACCGTTAACGACATCGAGAAAGCCAAAGCCTATCCGCTGGCCAGCAAGGATGACCAGGGTCGTCTGCGCGTTGGCGCGGCAGTGGGCACCGGTGCCGATACTGAAGAGCGCGTTACCGCCCTGGCGCATGCCGGCGTTGACGTGATCATCGTTGACACCGCCCATGGCCACTCCAAGGGTGTGATCGATCGCGTGCGCTGGGTTAAACAGAACTTCCCCGAGGTGCAGGTCATCGGTGGCAACATCGCCACCGGCGAAGCGGCCAAAGCGCTGGCTGAAGCCGGCGCTGATGCGGTCAAAGTCGGTATCGGCCCGGGCTCGATCTGCACCACGCGCATCGTCGCCGGTGTGGGTGTGCCGCAAATTTCCGCCGTGGCCAATGTGGCTGCTGCGCTGGCAGGCACCGGTATTCCGTTGATCGCCGATGGCGGCATCCGTTTCTCGGGTGATCTGTCCAAGGCCATCGTCGCCGGTGCTTCGGCCGTGATGATCGGTTCGATGTTGGCCGGTACTGAAGAAGCGCCAGGCGAAGTTGAACTGTTCCAGGGTCGCTCCTACAAGGCTTACCGCGGTATGGGTTCGCTGGGTGCGATGGCGCAGGCACAGGGCTCTTCGGATCGTTACTTCCAGGATTCCTCGGCCGGTGCCGAGAAGCTGGTGCCGGAAGGTATCGAAGGTCGCGTGCCATACAAAGGCGCGATGGCAGCCATCGTTCATCAGATGATGGGCGGCCTGCGTGCTTCCATGGGCTACACCGGTTGCGCCACGATTGAAGAGATGCGCAGCAAGCCTGAGTTTGTGCGCATTACTGGCGCAGGTATGGCTGAGTCGCATGTGCACGATGTGCAGATCACCAAGGAAGCGCCAAACTACCGCGTAGGTTGA
- the tadA gene encoding tRNA adenosine(34) deaminase TadA has protein sequence MRRPLIVDRSQDQHFMREALALAAEGAALGEVPVGAVLVQDGVIVGRGFNCPITTHDPSAHAEMVAIRAAAQAVDNYRLPSSTLYVTLEPCSMCAGLIVHARVQRVVYGATEPKAGVALSRGQFFSQAFLNHQVLIEGGVLAEECGAILSAFFKARREQR, from the coding sequence ATGCGTCGTCCGTTGATTGTTGATCGCAGCCAAGATCAGCACTTTATGCGCGAGGCGCTGGCGCTGGCTGCCGAAGGTGCCGCGCTGGGTGAAGTGCCAGTCGGCGCTGTGCTGGTGCAGGATGGGGTGATAGTCGGGCGCGGCTTCAATTGCCCGATTACCACCCATGACCCCAGCGCCCATGCCGAGATGGTGGCGATTCGCGCAGCGGCGCAAGCCGTGGACAACTACCGCCTGCCGAGTAGCACCCTGTATGTAACCCTGGAACCCTGCAGCATGTGTGCGGGTTTGATCGTGCATGCGCGGGTGCAGCGGGTGGTGTATGGCGCGACCGAGCCGAAGGCCGGTGTGGCGCTGAGCCGAGGGCAGTTTTTTAGTCAGGCGTTTCTCAATCACCAGGTGCTGATCGAGGGAGGCGTGCTGGCGGAGGAGTGTGGGGCGATACTCAGTGCCTTTTTCAAGGCGCGGCGCGAGCAGCGTTAG